Below is a window of Neospora caninum Liverpool complete genome, chromosome Ib DNA.
ATATGCAGGCGCCTCTAAACTGTTTGACAGGTGGGAATTGCTGGAAAGGCGTACCTTGGCACATGAAAGGCTCCGGTGGATCAGAGGGCGAGTGTAAGTCTGCAGCCAAGCCGCCCGGTGATCCGCCTTCAACgaatgtgcatgcacagatcaTAACTGTCCcaaagaaaaacgcaaaaCCGATGCCCTGCATTTTGGCGGGTGTCAAAAGGTACAGACTCAGCAGAAAGGCAATTGCAATGGAGGATGAGCGAGCCTGTCGTCAGAGGGCGCAAGCTTTGGCGCGGCTCCCTGACGAACCCTATTCTATTATTATACAGCAGACTTCCACTCAGCAGCTTGGAgttccacacacacacagacaatATTAAGTCTTCAAACagacaagaaaaacgaagTGGAACCCTCCTGTGGTCTATGCTTCCTTCTATGGGGTTACTCCCAGTTGCGCAGGACAGCCACTCGGGGTGCTCGACTGCATTTTGCCGTGCGTCCTCATATGTGCCTGTTCGTCAACTGGCTTGTCGCGAAATACTCGTTTAGAGCTTGAGTGTCGTAAGTCACCGGAAACAAGTTCGAGACGGTTAATTCCGCCAATCGTGTGCATTGGGGTAGACGCGCATATGAACCGAGGGAGGTCTCAACGACGCACTTGAACTATTTTTGTCTTGTCCATCGGGGCTGCTGAAGGTTTCTTTTCTGGCGTGGAGCTGCGGCCGCTGTATGACTTGCTCGATACTTTTGGCCTCCCTATGTTGATGTAGTACACCAAGGTCCGTGGGCCACTAATAGGGGATCGATCAATTTTTCACGATCCCAGGATGTCGCCCCACCGAAGGCTTAGTCTTGCGAACATGATTCGCATGTTTGTTCCCTAGGGGTGGATTTTCGATCCCACTATGCCGTTTTTACGTTCGCTCGTGATGCAACAGAGAACACTCCTGCTGACGAGTTTGTTGTATCAAATCCACGCCGGTAGGCTTCCTGAGGGTATATCCGATTTTTTTCATTCATTTGGAAAAGCGGCACTCTGTAGGCACTCGTTGAGTACTGAATAAGATTCGCTAAGCTACTTTCTTTCGCTATCACACCCGTGACCTGAGGCTATAACAATTCGGTAGCTGGTATAATTTTCAGATGGCCCCCACAATTTGGGCGATGCCGCAGACTGTTTTGGCCGGGTTAGGCGCCCTCAAGAACGCACGTATGCTTCTCTACTGAGACACTAACAGAAGGTCGAGTGATTGACTTTCCCATCCGTTCTGGATCATGCGAAACCCTCAAGCGATTGGACGGATGTGTACAGTCGCATTCGACAATTTCAGGTATGCCAGCCTCGGTATGACGCGTGTGGAACGGCATTTCGAGGAGCTTACCACCCGAATGTGAATGTGGAACTGAGGTTGTTGAACGCTTCCAAACCATTTTCTAATTTCAACGTTAAGGCAAACTTGTATCGGCACACCCCATCTCCCTATCGTACCTGCTTGTTGACCAGTTTGTTTCGGCTGTCGTCATCGGGGGTCCCTGTCAATCCATTGAGTCACCTGCTAATGGCGGGACGCCATCTCCCTGTCCTGGAAGGCCGGTACAGTAGGGGCATCTTATTGCTCCAGTCTGAGAAACTGTGTTCATTCGTTTCGCTCCCTCTTCGAATCCTCGTATTTAACCCTCTTGTTTCCCGTCGGTGGTCGATACTAACCTCTGCCGAGTCAACTTGGAACAGGCGGCCTTCCGGGTGCACCGGCTGCCGGTTGGAAAGCTCGCGCAAAATCACTTTGGCGCCTTCTAGCGACGGCTCTTTCCGCCTGGCGACTACGAGGACGTTTGAGCGAGTGAAGTGAAACACTGGCAAGTGTCCCTACAGCAACTGTTGGTTATCTTGGATCCACGACAGCCTATTCTGTAAAGTGACGAATCACGAAAAACGACGGACAGCCACTCTTTCACACTAGCACTATCAGACTGTTCTCGCACATgtctggagagacagcgtgGCTCCGCTGCCCCCCGTTGGCGGTCTGCTGTACCTGTTGTAactttctgcctttcctccttttttccaGGAGGGACTATCCGCTTTTACTACAAGTTTGTTCGGGTTTCCATTTCTCTTTTAGAAGCAACTATTTTGACGGTTGGTTTTGTTCTTCCCGCCACGCGGCGTTCTCGGCGCCCTCCGGGCGCGATACGCTCACGAGCGTCAGAGCAGATGTGCATCAGCTGTATTACTCTCACCGGTCACCTGCGGAGTCACAAGACAGGTATActtccgtctttttttcttgacAGCGGAATGCGCACGTTCACTCCATTCCTCCTGCTTATGAGACGCCTATTAGGCTGTGTGTGACCCGCCAAGACCTCCGCATGTTGCTGGACAACGGAATCCTACGACGGCTGAACCCTGAAGGTTAGTTTCTTTCTCCAAGTGCCCGTGCTTCAgttctttttcgcttcgtcGACTTTTACCCTTCGATTCCTTTAGTTCGAAGCAGATCTGTAGCTCCGACGCCTGGCATTTCTTTGCACGCGTTTTAGCTCCGGCTTCTTCATGAGTTGCAAACGAGCGCAGTTCTGCTTCCCCAGCAGTGTCCGGCTGCCGATACTTATATTTCGAGCCTCCCTGGCTGTTCCCTACTCCATAGCAGATGGCCATCAGTGGAAGCCCAACCGCCCCCTAAAAATGGCatgtttctctgcagcgaaGAAACTCTGGGTCTTTTTGTGTTTTAGGGTCTCATCGGTTCTCGTTCGGTGCCGTCAGAAGCATATCCCGTCCTTTGTTCCATGAAGACTAAGTCATGCGTACAATAGGTtcgccacacacacaagaAGAGATCGGGATTCTCAGCACGAAACATTGTCCGTGCTTTTGCTCTTGGCTGCCTAGTTTTCTTTACACCTCTTCTCAGcggttctctcctctctcgctgtcgctgttTGTCGCGTCAACATAGCGCACCTCACGCTACCTGAATGGATACATAATGCTTCCGCAGAAACCATCCAGAAAACCTGGATACCACGCCGTCTActccgagaaggaagcgccgGTGCCGCAGATTCCCTTGCAAGAGCCAATAAATTTTACGCGCGTGCCTCGTGCTAGAACGTTAATCGACTCTTGGGACAGCTTCGAATAGAAATCAGAATGGAAGAAGCCGCAAATGGGCTCTCACGGCTCTCCTCTGGAGTCGGTGTCCCTCGCTCGGCTACAGAGGACGACTCTGGCGACGCTGCAACACTGGCAAGGAATCGATGTATTGTTCGTTTCTTTGCGAACAACAGCCCTCCTGACCAACTCCGGAGCGTCGTGGAAGGTACGAGCAACCGCTGACGAACTCGTCCTCGACGTTTTTCACTACGGCcactctcgcttttccctctgtgCGTCGGCGTATCTCGGTCTCCTCCCCTAATTCTGAACCTGAATGCGCCACCGTCTCCCGCGAAAGTTCCTGCGTCCTGCTTAGGAACTGCAGATCTCCTGTTTCAACAGCGTTTGTATCATGCACACACTCAAATAGTTATATATACCGTCAGCATTTGTTTTTGAATGCGTACATGGATGCTAGACGTTTGCAATTCTGTGAGGCGCACGCTTTTCGGAGGACGCGCACTCTGCGTCattgccttcctctctgccttcgcacTGCTTCCTATGCACACGGCTACCAACTTCCATGTAcacatacatctatataaAAACACAAAAATGCGTTTGCCGGCAAAGCACTGGAGTGGATGccgagggaaaacgcactGCCATGAAGAGTGCACGTGTGCTGCTCGCCGACACGAGGAGTctggcgcgtttcctcgtgcGACTCCACACCTTTTTCTTTGTTGAGGACGCACCTCTGCTTCGCTGCAGACTGCGAACTGCTGGCGGACGATGAGACACTAATGGGTTACGACTTCGTGGAGGAAGTCTGCGAAGCTGCCCATGATGACTCGCTTGCCCTCTTTGCCTTCGTCCCCGATGATGATCAGCCGTTCCTCCAGGTAGGGTGCGCGGCCCGGCGCAAGCACGTCGCTTGTCCTTTGGCCCGCCGACCcactcctctctcgctgctcctCGTTGCGACCGGTGCGGTGACCTGCATCTGCTTGCCTATCCGTGCTTTGCCCATCCGTGCGTTTATATGCCTGCATCTCTGCGTGGACATGTGCGCGTTCGCCGTGCTTCTGCCTGTCAGCCTTCTACCGATTTGCGTCAGCTCTTCGCTCTGAGTCGAGATTCATTTCTGCGCCTGCAGCtacttcccttttctcccggaACCTCTTCATCTATCTTGCGATGTCTCTGGCGTACAGTCGAGTTACACAGCGATGGTtatgcatgcgcgcatgcatccacgTTGCGAGGCTTTGGTATATAGAGGCGCAGATAATGCAGAGGTGTTCTCCAGGCGGAGACCAGAACCCACTCGTGGTATCTCGAAGCCTTCATTTTATGTAGCAACGTGCATTTGGCTGATGTAAACAGAACTCGGGAACATCCCAGACAGAAACGCCATAGTCTCGACAATTCTTGGACAGAGTGCGCATGCCCAAAGACCACCTGCCGTCTGCGGGAAGAAACCCTCGCAGccggagggaagagagataCCCGTTGGACGCCTGGCGCTGCCTGTTCCTACGCAGACATTTGCGGGGAGGCTAGTCGCCTGCACGTGCAGAGGCGATGAccgctctgtttcctttcggTTTCGCAGGGAATTATGTGCCGCGAGGGCAAGCTGAGTGAAAACGTGTACCTTTACCCGCCTGCCAAGCTCGCAGTCACACTCTCTCATTCGACCTGCGTAAGGCTGTTCCACGACTTGTGCAGTTTCAACGCATTACCCTGGAGGCTTCTTCCAGTCAAAGGATGTCTAACCGCACCAATGCTCTGGGGTCGTGTTGTCCTCCGCAGCACAATACACATGCGTAATCAAATGCATCTAAGCAgaaatatataaatatacatttatgtatatatatatatatctgtacacCTGTGCATGCAACTACACAGGAGATATAATATGCATTTTGGCATGCAATGCCGTATCGAGAGTGAGGGGAATTCTGGCTTACATATATAAGTGTCTCAATGTAGGCGTATACagatatctatatacataccGGTAGTCTACCATATGTTCCGCTATCCCCTAGGCAAGCAGCCGCGTCGAAACTGTTCTTTGGTTTTTTTTCCCAGTCTCTCattctccctcctcgtcctgcGCCGTCGACCTGCTTCCCGGAGGAGGTTGAGCCTTACCGGTAAGAACTTCTCAGCTTTTTTCCTGTTGCAGTCAACAAGCTCCattgggggggggggggggggaagccTTGCGTTTCGCTTTCGTGTGTCCTGCCCTGGAGATTCGCGTCGGTCTCGTGGGTTTCCTCCCTGTAACGCGGAGTTTTCCAAGCTCCTTCGTCCcctcctgtcccttcttcggGTGCCTCTGAagtttttcctgtctccatTGATCTTCTCCGTGTCTGTCAGTGTAGCCTTGATTTGTGTGTCGTCTCGCAGCTGAGTTACGAGGTggagggaaaaaaaagaacgctgtgcatttcctctctgtcctgttTCCAGTCGGCCTCTGTACGTCGAGGGCTTCCCTGTAGGGTTCTCTTCCAtagtcgttttctctttcctctttgcctGTCTCCATTTCGGTGCGCGGCGCACCTCGCGACTCCTGCCACACACGCGGTTTTCTTGTGGCTGTCTCCACATACGGCGGCCCATGTGTTGGCCTCGCCTTTCGACTTGtgcttcctccccttctcaGGAAAGCGCTCGAGGACGCCTTCAGCCGCTATGTGGAGCTGCGATATTCCGACGACGCAGTCGAGCCCCGTCGCTCCGCCGTACGCACGCGCCACGCGACGGCAGTGTATGCGCGCATTTTgccggaaacggagaagaacgcgagcgaggagacagcggaaccCTCGGACGGGCCAGCTCTGCCCAGTGAAACGGACGCCTACGCCCCGCCTCAGTCGGCCGCGGCGGTTGCCTATGTCCAACAGGGCGGAGGGAAAATCTACAAACTGACAGCGGCCATGTCCTTGAGACACAGCAATGCCGAAAGCTGCTGGTAGGGAATAAACGATGTAGGGGGGGGTTCTACAGCTCGCAGGCACAGACgtgaggagcgagaaaaggaaatccGAGGAAACGGTCACCCATGGTTACCTAGGTGTACGCAAATGTCTATCCATAACTATCTAGGTATATACaagtatatatgtatatacatagataaGTATATGTTagtatacgtatatgcatatgtatatatatatgaatgcatCTGTGGGTATGTGTTTACTTATATTTGCTGTAGGGCAGCGGCGCGGACGTCGTACTGGGAAGTTTATTTTTCGACGGCGAACCAGCGGTTGGCGATTGAGGTAAGACGAGAGCCGACAGCAGTTGTAGATCTATTTCCGTGTTCTTGCGCCACTCGGACTGCATTTGCGTCCGTGTCTCTCAGGGCAAAGTGCGTTTGCGTTCCCACACGTGCGAGGACTGGAATGCCCAAGTGGACTACCAGCGCATTTTCGTTTCTCCGACAGAAGCATCCCGCGGGAAGCCCCGCGAAATGCCGCAGGCTCCAGAAGAGGACAGCAACGGCGCACGCGAAACTCCCGAGCAGCTTTCGGACGcttcgcgagagaaagcgcatGCGTCTGCTCAGGAGGGAAGTCGCCCCGCTGAACGACGCGAAGGCCTTTACGTCGAGAAGTGTGTAGAGGTCAACGATCCCTCTGCGCTCGTCCGTCGCGTCCTCGAGTTCAtcaaagacaaagaggccGATGTCCTTGGCGACGAAAGGCACTGCTTCCAGGCCTACGGTAAGATTCTTCACAGGACAAGACATGCCGTTTTCCTCATTGCCGACTGGTCTTCTGCCGTTGTTCTGTCGAGCGCCGTCGCGCCATCGCTGATCCGTTTTGTcattctttctctttgcagTGCCGGCCACGCTTCGAGCTCtgcgccgcgttctctccctcaccGGGAGGACGTTCGACTGGCAACAGCAATCGCTGCAGCTGTAGGATTTCGGTTCGACGCTTTAGGCgcttcgccgttcttccACCGGACTCGTGACTGTCCTCCAGGTGTCTGTTGCGCCGGCGCCGTTCCGCCTTTTGTTTTTGTCGACACCGCTGTGAAAACGTCTGCTTCGTTcacgcgtctccctcgttcctctcctcaTCCAAGCTGTCCCAGGCAAGGACGTTCGTGGATAGCAAATGATTTCTGCTGTTCGATGTCCAGGCTCAATGGCACATGTTCATAGCTGTGTGCATTTGCACAGACGTGCGCACCGAAATGGAGATTTGCGTGCGGCCTGCGAGTCTATTCGCAGTATTGATCTTTGTGCACTGCGGGGCTTGGAAAGGGTTCTTTCCCTAGGAGGGAAGTGTGGGAAATGTTCAAAATGCAGGCACCACCGAGACGGCCCGCAGCGGCTAAGGAACTGCCGTGAGTTCTCGGTGACTCCCCCTGTCAGAGAGATGCCCCGTTGGAAATAAAAAGATCTTTGGACTGAAAAACCAGCGCCGtactcttctctctccctcgcggcCGTCTTTATTTCTGCTCCCTTCCATCGTGTGTGCTGCTGGAAATGTCCGGGCGATCGCTTGCGGTGTCTTTTTGGCGCCTTTGCCCGCCGCCCGTTCTCGCCCTTCACGAGGGGTGCTGCCGGGTCACATGCACccactctctcgcgtgcgcaAATCGCCACACATGCGTCCTTCAACATTCCAAGGAAACACGCGATACAGACacaggcgcatgcgcatctctctgttgcgtcgccgccttcgtaGATCTCGGTGGGGGCGCAAGCATCCCCCAATCTTAAACACTGCCTGCCTATCTAGCTGTCCATCTGTTTCTCTCAACTCTCGCAGCCTCCCTCCACGCGGACCTGCAGATTTTAGTGACCGACGCGACCGGTGGCCCTCGCGTGTCGTGTTACGGCAGACAcccctcccttttccttttccgcggTGTCGGCGTGTGCCGACAAAGCAACTGGGGTTTCCGGAAGGTTCTCGCTCGTGGGTTTtaagcgagggagacactcgGCACACAAAACGGGGAGCCGCCTTGTGGGAAACTACCGGCGAGCTgtgccgccgtcgccctcgggTGCGGGCGTGGCGCACACACGTCTGGAGGACAAAGCTGCGCAGGTGAGCGAGAAGCACAGAATGCAAAAGATGCCCTCTCTGTCGAACCCTTCTGGCCGTTCTCGGCCCTGAGgcgccgcgaaaaacgcagcgTCCGTTCTCTCGAGAACTCGCGACAGTTCGATCTGAAGCCACGGACAAAGTTCGCTGCATAAAAAAGGGAGGGACGCCTTTCACGCACCCTCCTCCCTAAACATCGGCAGGTCCGGATCGAGGCACACAGCCTGCACAGCACGCACTGGagcctgcagagagagactcgacCGCGGGTCGTGGAAAGGAACAAGCGGTGCACGTCTCCGATGCCTCATGCAAGCGCGTCCCGTGCACAAATTCCTGTGCCTCGTCCCAGGTTACGAAAGCCCCCAAACTCTACTCCGGAAGAAACCTCTGCACACATCTATACGTCTAGATGCATATAAACACATATATCCACATGCAAACATATACAGGCGCATATGCATAATCACGCAAATAGATTCCATACACATACGCGTGCATACATCGACGCAGGTTTGGATATGAACCTTTATGCATGCAAGCATACATGTGCATTGACTTGCGGGGACACCTGTTGAGGCTGACGTGCCTGTTCTTGGCGCCCCATCTCGTGAGGACCCGCTTCTCCAAAGAAAATCGCCGCATACGCCTCCCTGAAAATTCTGAACCTGCTGACGCAACACACGTTGCCTCCCTTTCCAGAAAAGCGTTCTCTCAGATCTTGCCTCGCCATCGCCACAgatgtatatttatacacacgcatatatacatatatatgcatacatgtatgtggACCGAACAGTACATCAGCGTATACAAGCGGCGTTCTCAGTCGCGGAAGTGAGCTGTTTTCGAGACTCGTTGAACGGACCTCTTGAAACGTCGCACCCTTTTCTCACGCGCGTGCGCCCTCACACTGGAAGGCGTGCACACTTACAGGCACACCATGTTTGTACCCATCACGTACTTACACGTACAAATGCGCCAAcctatgtatatagatgcatatttatatatatatatatatatatatatatatatatgcatatgcatatagatagatagccAGATGCACGCCAATGTAAGCATAAATGTGGAGGGGCGAGGCCTTGTCTGAGACGGCCAAAGGACCAAGTGCGTTCCTTGAGAGCTTGGcgttgcttcttttctttttatCTGGAATGGAGTTCGAGAGTTGCCTGCCTGTGCACCCTGGATTTGTTTCCCAGCGCctttccgccttcgtcgccatGTATGCCTTCTTGTCCAGTCAGATAggcagatgcatgcgctgtcCCTCTGCTGCTTTCGCCTGGCCTTCGCGGTCCCTCTGAGCTCAGGACGGCGCGGCagtggagggcgagaaaaggttctcttctttgtcgagGGCAAGACGCctgagaggaagagaagaagagacaggtaGGGACGCGTGCGCCTGACGTGTTTTTGCCGTGGACGAGTCGGCACGCTTCTCCGCAGTTGTTtccgcgaagaaaaagctgCTCTTGCCAGCTTCAAATGCGCCGCCCTCCAGCGCCGCCACGCGTTCAGTGACCTTTTCCTTCACGTCGGTCCCTTCTCCAAGATTCCCCCACAAGGACGAgtagagagaagaaggaagcgacgaggcaAACGAGGAGTGACGCGTtgacgaagaggcagacgaacgCTTGCGCGTTGAGTTTTCTCGgtgttttccttccgccGCGCCATCCGACTTGCGCTCAGAGGGTTCCCTCGTCGGCCGCGCCCGAGGATTTGCCGCGCGTGTCATTGTCAGGGTGCGCGACACCGCGACTGAGGGCCCTCCTTCGTCTTGGGAACTGCTCCGCTTCGAGAAAAACTCCGGTCGTTGCcgatcctctctctctcgtgccgGCGAACGCGCACTCTTGCCGCTCGCAGtcccctctccttcgcggtCGTCTTCACCTgttttcctgccttcctctcgttcttctgctCTGCCGAGGAACAGCCTGTGGCCTCTCGCTAACGTCCGAGCCGCAATCTCAGGGTTAGacaaagacgacagagacgaaactGTGCGCCGGAGTCTGCGCTGTGCTTCGTGGTCTCCCGCCTTTtgtgtctgtgcgtttcGTGCCTCGCTTCCCTGAGAACTCCGAACTCCCGCGTCTTGGGCTCGGGACAAACTCCCGCGCCTCCCAGaccttccctctcctgcctgcGTTCTGCCgtgctccttctctttcctctctttctcctccgtgtcctgtctctgcagctcagaagagaggagcgcgaaggcAGACGCCCCAACCGACGAGCGAGGCCcccttcgcctttcctgctCGTCTCGAGCTTCGTCgtcagcgtcttctctccgcttttccaTTTCTTCTCCAAAACTCGCGGAAGACGTCTTCTCACCGCCTGCACCCTGCCTGGAAAACAGCCCGACGAGGCGCCTggccttctcctcgcttccggGATTCCCAGCCACActcgcgtcgcctttctctgcagtcACAAGTGAACTGTTCGACCGCAGCTTTCCTatttctcgcttctgtcccTGCGTGCCGTCGACAGTCTCCCTTGCCTCGTTTCTGAGAACTGCGCGCTTTCCACGGCCAGGAacttccgtcttcgccttggcGTCACCTGTTCCCTCAGGGGACTCAACGTCGGCCACAGGTGAGGCCCCAAACGCAGAGGACAGAGCGCGGAGAGATgcagacagcgagaacgACACACTGGCGGAGCTCGATGGGGATGTATTTTCCGCCGAAAGGTCGGCAGTCacgttttcctttcgctcttcgtttcccgtttctctcttcatcttccgcgttttgagagacgcggcgcgaCTCGAAGACGACGCCGGACGCCGCACCAGTCCGACAGGGACCAGCGGCTGTAAAACCCTCGGTTGGCCAGGCGACCGCAAATCTTTCTTGTCTCGGGTCTGTCTCTTCAACGAGAGGTTCCGACGACCCGACGCGAaagcaggcgaggcggcaaCACTTTGTTCCTCCTCGGAGTCGACGCCTCTTGAGCGCGTTCTCGCCCCgtgcctgtcgcctcgctcgtgcTGCGGCGTGGGATGGTCACCGTCGAGATTCGCCAAagccggagaggaaggcgacggagacagccgctcCTCTGCGGAGTTCGAAGGAGAATACAGAGTGAAGCTGGTCTCTCGTGCTGCCagtgcttctctgtcttcgccttcttcctcttccaaCGTGCTGCTCGTTTGCGGCGCCGAGGAAATCGGAATCCCGCCTTTTCCCCAAGGCTCCGTTTCGGACCGAGCAGCGGCCTTCGACGACAGCTCCTGCCGAGACTTGGCGCGCAACGGAGACGgccaggcgcgagaagaatcCCGCGGACCTCCAGGCTCCGAAACCGCAGGCAACGCGCCCGCGCCGTCCCTGGTCTCGGCCAAGTAGTGTGCAGTCGTCTTGGTTGCAGGTGGGGAAagcggcggagaggaagacgcgacggaGGTAGAAGAAGTCGCAGAGTGAGGAGGGCCAGGCGCCGTGGCAAGCGACGCGGAGGCTCCTCGGCCAGCCCCGAAAGAGAGTTGTGTATCCCCGAAAGCAACCTctgaagcggaagaaggccgacCTAAAAAGTCGCCGGACAGGGATCGAGAGTCGACGGGGGAGAGTCGGAGGGTTGCGGAGTTCGCTCGTGgagagtcgaggaagaaaTCTGCGGGTTTGCCAGGCACGAGCGAGTTGTCTTGCCGGGAAAGCGCGGACGCATGCTCTCGTTCTTGGCTGTTTTCTGCATTTGTACCGTGGAatgaagacggagaagcgagcgaccGAGGGAGCGCGAGGGTTCGTCGCTCGCCCCGCCCGCTAGACGTGCCCGAGACCGtcgacgcggaagacagaTGAGGCGGTCGCGCCGCGCCAGCGGCGAAAGGAGGAGCCCTCGTCCCGAGGCCAGGGAGactgggaaaagagagacgcgagtgAAAACTGACAAACTCGAAACTCTTCATGCTCGACCGGTTGCTGTCAAGGCGCTCGGTTCTCCACTCGGACGGCATCGATCGCATCGAGATTTTGTCGTCTTCAGGGTcgcccgccttcttcaggcgctcgcctgcttcgcgccGCTTTTTGCTTGcttcctccgctgctgcACTCCTCAGTCGCCGATGTCtttcttcggcctctccctGTCCCGCCTTTGGACTAAATGcttgctctttctcgcgtcgctctgGTCGCATTCCGTCTTTCCCGGCTAAGCCCAACCGAGCACTGGAGTCCAAAGACAGTTCCTCTGGCCGCCGTGCTTTGCTCAGGCGCCGTGGACTGGagccctcgtcttccccgtctgccgctcgcctctccttttctcgcttttccacTGTCAGTTTGCGCCTCAGCCTCGCTGCGAGGAACGGCACATCCTTCCCTCGCGCTTCGCCGCGAGCCCCTGGTTCGTCTTTCCCTGAGACGTTGGAGGTTTGGGACACCACGCTGGCCTTTCTGCTCCCTTCGCGTGCGTGCGGCAGTCTTCCTGTCGATGCGGAGTCCGGTTCGCCAACGGCTTCGCGTGAACGAatcactttcttctctcttcgccttgccttctctcggtgACGCGGCGTGTGACAGCTCCCGTGAGTCCATtgggaacggcgagagacggccgGCGACGACGGGCTGGACGCAAagcaaagacgaagaaaaacgatgGAAAACAACaccagaggaaacgcaggcgaAAAACCCAGTTGGATGCGGTgaccctttccttcttttcttgctttcgtGACTGTTGCTCGgcaggaaagcgaagggGACTTACGTCGCGCGGTGGCGCAGCGAGGCCGAATCTTCATCTCCAGACCCAGCAACGCTCACGTCCACAAGGAACGACGCTGCACACACAAAGACACGGAAACTGATTGCCCCACGCGATCCAGCGGGAAAATGCGGTGAAGCTCGTCGCACAGACGGAAGACCAGCATGTAGACTGATACACGTCGATtctgtatacatataccGTACGCAAATCCTCTGATGTGGAGACGAGTGTCCCTCTCAaaagacatatatatatatatatatatacgcggatgcatatctgcatgcataccTGTAAGAAAGGATCTATTTCTTTGCACTGATTTGACTACCTCGTTCCCCTCCATGTAGACTAGCGTATGTGCACACATAGACGCATACATGTCCGCAGCCATGCAGGTATGAAAATATATAGATGGATGTaggcgtgtgtgtgccttGCAAGAGGTAAGCGGATGAAGACTTACTGTAGCTGGAGTTGGAGCCGGATTGCGAGAGGTCCCATCCTTCTCTTCTAGGCCTCgatttccgtttttttcgcttctcgaactcctcttcgccttcctcctgttctAGCGCCCGGAGCGTCTCATGTGTAAGGCTCTGTGAAGCCGAAGGCACGGTCAGTGCATCTTCTTTCAAAGTGCTGGCGTCCATCatgccttctttctcctctccgtttatctcttccttctctcctctcccatctcctccaccttctccttctcctgcgtcgtcttcttctcctgagccttcttctccgttcctctgcTTTGCCTCGAGTCTTGTCTTGTCTCGggcctccgtctcttccactTGTTCGGACAGATTTCTGATACAGGTGTCTATGCTGAGGCGGCGGGGCTCGC
It encodes the following:
- a CDS encoding putative capping protein alpha-like subunit; its protein translation is MEEAANGLSRLSSGVGVPRSATEDDSGDAATLARNRCIVRFFANNSPPDQLRSVVEDCELLADDETLMGYDFVEEVCEAAHDDSLALFAFVPDDDQPFLQGIMCREGKLSENVYLYPPAKLAVTLSHSTCSLILPPRPAPSTCFPEEVEPYRKALEDAFSRYVELRYSDDAVEPRRSAVRTRHATAVYARILPETEKNASEETAEPSDGPALPSETDAYAPPQSAAAVAYVQQGGGKIYKLTAAMSLRHSNAESCWAAARTSYWEVYFSTANQRLAIEGKVRLRSHTCEDWNAQVDYQRIFVSPTEASRGKPREMPQAPEEDSNGARETPEQLSDASREKAHASAQEGSRPAERREGLYVEKCVEVNDPSALVRRVLEFIKDKEADVLGDERHCFQAYVPATLRALRRVLSLTGRTFDWQQQSLQL